Within Pseudobacteriovorax antillogorgiicola, the genomic segment GGGCGACTCACATTATCGGTCGGGATAATATGATCTACGGTGGCAATAGTTCGTTCTGGGTAACGAACGGGAAGCCCACGATCCCGCAACATGCTGAAAGCTTGGGGGCTCGTGACCTCATGGATTAGGTGAGTATCAATAAATATTTGATCGAGTTGCCCTTCTCCTGATTGCACAAGGTGTTCTTGCCAAACTTTCTCATAGAGTGTTTGCCCCATGGTGGACCTCCTTTGCCCATACATTACGGAGATAGCTTAAAATATGCTCTCCCACTTGCTCTGTTGTTGCATAGCTCTCACTTTTCGAAACGAGGTCTTTTGTGTAGACACCATCCCGAAGTGTTTTTTGGATAGCGTTTCGAATCCCATCGGCGATGTCTCGGCGTTCAAACGAGTATTGAAACATCATGGCTAAGGACAAAACTTGGGCAATGGGATTGGCAATACCAAGGCCAGCAATGTCTGGAGCTGATCCCCCCGCTGGTTCGTAGAGGCCAAACTTAGAACTGTTGATTGAAGCAGAGGGTAGAAGACCTAGAGAGCCGGTTAGCATCGCACATTGATCGCTAACAATATCTCCGAACAGATTCGGGCAAAGTAGAACATCGAAGTCCTGGGGACGCTTCATCAATTGCATCACTGCATTGTCCACGTAAAGGTGCTCCACTTCGACTCCCGAGTAGTCCCTAGAAACTTCTTCAACCACCTCGCGCCATAGGATCATGCTCATGAGAACATTGGCTTTATCTATAGAAGTGACCTTGCCGCGGCGGATATTGGCAAAGTCAAAGGCTAGGCGTGCAATGCGTTCAATCTCCTTACGACTATAGACCATCGTATCGAGGCCGTATTCGTCAGGGCCATGGCCCTGACGAAGGCTAGGCTTGCCAAAGTAGACGCCGCCAGTCAACTCGCGAACCGTGAGGATGTCAAAGCCCTTGCTAGCGATTGCTGGGTGTAGTGGAGAGAAGCTTGCCAGCTCGGGAAAAAGTGGACTTGGTCTCAGATTACAAAATA encodes:
- the leuB gene encoding 3-isopropylmalate dehydrogenase; the protein is MRVKDKFNIAVLPGDGIGPEVMVIALKILDLVTEFWDLTINYQVAAVGGDAIDQLGKPLPEETLALCKQSDAILFGSVGGPKWSHLPSGQQPERGSLLPLRKTFDLFCNLRPSPLFPELASFSPLHPAIASKGFDILTVRELTGGVYFGKPSLRQGHGPDEYGLDTMVYSRKEIERIARLAFDFANIRRGKVTSIDKANVLMSMILWREVVEEVSRDYSGVEVEHLYVDNAVMQLMKRPQDFDVLLCPNLFGDIVSDQCAMLTGSLGLLPSASINSSKFGLYEPAGGSAPDIAGLGIANPIAQVLSLAMMFQYSFERRDIADGIRNAIQKTLRDGVYTKDLVSKSESYATTEQVGEHILSYLRNVWAKEVHHGANTL